From the genome of Mesorhizobium japonicum MAFF 303099, one region includes:
- the rsfS gene encoding ribosome silencing factor, with amino-acid sequence MPSPAGISVNDAVSRAINTVLASLEDSKAENIVSIDIQGKSSLGDYMVVASGRSHRHVSAVADHLLKALKDAGLGTARVEGLSGADWVLIDSGDIIVHVFRPEVREFYNLEKMWQAPDLEEETLH; translated from the coding sequence GTGCCTTCGCCGGCCGGGATCAGCGTAAACGACGCCGTGTCCCGCGCCATCAACACAGTCCTTGCCAGTCTGGAAGACTCCAAGGCCGAAAACATCGTCTCAATCGACATTCAGGGGAAATCGAGCCTCGGCGACTACATGGTCGTCGCGTCGGGCCGATCGCACCGTCATGTCTCGGCTGTCGCCGACCATCTTCTCAAGGCGCTCAAGGATGCCGGGCTCGGCACGGCGCGCGTCGAGGGGCTGTCCGGCGCCGACTGGGTCCTGATCGATTCGGGCGACATCATCGTCCATGTCTTCCGCCCCGAAGTCCGCGAATTCTACAATCTCGAAAAGATGTGGCAGGCGCCGGATCTCGAGGAAGAGACCCTCCACTAA
- a CDS encoding nicotinate-nucleotide adenylyltransferase: protein MLSSLQPTIPSAYLKMPHAEKGLTVGLFGGSFNPPHAGHALVAEIALRRLALDQLWWMVTPGNPLKSTRELAPLAERLQLSEQIARNPKIKVTAFEAAHHVRYTADTLALVKARNPGVDFVWIMGADSLRDFHRWQRWREIVLTFPIAVIDRPGATLSFLSSVVAKTFDYARIDEGDAPLLARMRAPAWTFIHGPRSSLSSSAIRKMAKG, encoded by the coding sequence ATGCTGTCGTCCCTTCAGCCGACCATCCCCTCCGCCTACCTGAAGATGCCGCATGCCGAAAAAGGCCTTACCGTCGGCCTGTTCGGCGGCTCGTTCAATCCGCCGCATGCCGGCCATGCGCTGGTCGCCGAAATTGCGCTGAGGCGACTGGCGCTCGACCAGCTTTGGTGGATGGTGACGCCGGGCAATCCGCTGAAGAGCACGCGCGAATTGGCGCCGCTGGCCGAGCGGCTGCAACTGTCCGAGCAGATCGCCAGGAACCCCAAGATCAAGGTCACCGCCTTCGAGGCGGCGCATCATGTGCGCTACACCGCCGACACGCTGGCGCTGGTCAAGGCGCGCAATCCCGGCGTCGACTTCGTCTGGATCATGGGTGCGGACAGTTTGCGCGATTTCCATCGCTGGCAGCGCTGGCGCGAGATCGTGCTGACGTTCCCGATCGCGGTCATCGACCGGCCGGGCGCGACGCTGTCGTTCCTATCGTCGGTCGTCGCCAAGACCTTCGACTATGCCCGCATCGACGAAGGCGACGCGCCGCTTCTTGCCCGCATGAGGGCGCCGGCCTGGACCTTCATCCACGGCCCGCGCTCGTCGCTGTCGTCGAGCGCGATCCGGAAAATGGCGAAGGGGTGA
- the obgE gene encoding GTPase ObgE — MKFLDQAKVYVRSGDGGAGSVSFRREKFIEFGGPDGGDGGRGGDVWLEAVDGLNTLIDYRYQQHFKAKTGVHGMGRNMTGAKGADVTLKVPAGTQVFEEDNETLICDLTVVGQRFLLAKGGNGGFGNQHFKTSTNQAPRRANPGLPGEELNIWLRLKLIADAGLVGLPNAGKSTFLAAVTAAKPKIADYPFTTLHPGLGVARIDAREFVIADIPGLIEGAHEGVGIGDRFLGHVERTRVLLHLVSAQEENPGKAYKTVRAELDAYGNGLIEKVEILALSQVDTLDADARRKKVASLKRAAGRAPMLLSAVTGEGVEAVLRALMTVIAEARAEAAPVVETRWEK; from the coding sequence ATGAAATTTCTCGATCAAGCCAAGGTCTATGTCCGCTCCGGTGACGGGGGCGCCGGTTCGGTGTCGTTCCGGCGCGAGAAATTCATCGAGTTCGGCGGGCCGGATGGCGGCGATGGCGGGCGCGGCGGCGATGTCTGGCTGGAAGCGGTCGACGGGTTGAACACGCTGATCGACTACCGCTACCAGCAGCATTTCAAGGCCAAGACCGGCGTCCATGGCATGGGCCGCAACATGACCGGTGCCAAGGGTGCCGACGTCACGCTGAAAGTGCCGGCCGGAACCCAGGTGTTCGAGGAAGACAATGAGACGCTGATCTGCGACCTCACCGTGGTCGGCCAGCGCTTCCTCCTCGCCAAGGGCGGCAATGGCGGCTTCGGCAACCAGCATTTCAAGACCTCGACCAACCAGGCGCCGCGCCGCGCCAATCCCGGTCTTCCCGGTGAAGAGCTCAACATCTGGCTGCGGTTGAAGCTGATCGCCGATGCCGGGCTGGTCGGGCTGCCCAATGCCGGCAAGTCGACTTTCCTGGCGGCGGTCACCGCGGCCAAGCCGAAGATCGCCGATTATCCGTTCACGACGCTGCATCCCGGCCTCGGCGTCGCGCGCATCGATGCGCGCGAATTCGTCATCGCCGACATTCCGGGCCTCATCGAAGGCGCGCATGAGGGCGTCGGCATCGGCGACCGCTTCCTTGGCCATGTCGAGCGCACGCGCGTGCTGCTGCATCTGGTCTCGGCGCAGGAGGAAAATCCGGGCAAGGCCTACAAGACCGTGCGCGCCGAGCTCGATGCCTATGGTAATGGATTGATCGAGAAGGTCGAGATACTGGCCCTTTCGCAAGTCGACACGCTCGATGCCGATGCACGCAGGAAGAAGGTGGCCTCGCTGAAGCGCGCCGCCGGCCGCGCGCCGATGCTGCTGTCCGCCGTCACCGGCGAAGGTGTGGAGGCCGTTCTGCGGGCGCTGATGACGGTGATTGCCGAGGCGCGCGCGGAGGCCGCGCCCGTGGTCGAGACGCGCTGGGAAAAGTAA
- a CDS encoding mechanosensitive ion channel family protein, whose protein sequence is MPIDPQNTLLTVQAGLAQLSTLIVSYSFSAIGAIILLVVGYIVAGLAERSIFAGLGHIHGFDATLRHFFSKIVRYAILILVVIMVLGQFGVQTASIIAAIGAIGLAIGLALQGTLQNIAAGIMLLALRPFRIGESVEVGAISGSIEEIGLFATRLRTADGVYILAPNSTLWNQPVRNFSRNGVRRSDISLSIGSWNDIDGAQKTLLAIAGVDKRIRREPAPVAFVASLGDTTVSLTLRYWTSAADYFSTNIDMTKRAKQAFDAEGISIPLPPPEAPAPEARKQ, encoded by the coding sequence ATGCCGATCGATCCGCAAAACACCCTTCTCACCGTCCAGGCCGGCCTGGCGCAGCTCAGCACGCTGATCGTCTCCTATTCCTTCTCGGCCATCGGAGCCATCATCCTGCTGGTGGTCGGCTACATCGTCGCCGGCCTCGCCGAGCGCTCGATCTTCGCCGGCCTCGGCCATATCCATGGTTTCGACGCGACGCTGCGGCATTTCTTTTCCAAGATCGTCCGCTACGCCATCCTGATCCTCGTCGTCATCATGGTGCTCGGCCAGTTCGGCGTGCAGACCGCCTCGATCATCGCCGCGATCGGCGCCATCGGCCTTGCCATCGGCCTGGCGCTGCAAGGCACGCTGCAGAACATCGCCGCCGGTATCATGCTTCTGGCGCTGCGGCCGTTCCGCATCGGTGAGTCCGTCGAAGTCGGCGCCATATCAGGCTCGATCGAGGAGATCGGCCTGTTCGCCACCAGGCTCAGGACCGCCGACGGCGTCTACATACTGGCGCCCAATTCGACGCTGTGGAACCAGCCAGTGCGTAATTTTTCGCGCAACGGCGTGCGCCGCAGCGACATCAGCTTGAGCATCGGTTCGTGGAACGACATCGACGGCGCCCAGAAGACATTGCTTGCCATTGCCGGCGTCGACAAGCGCATCCGTCGTGAACCGGCGCCGGTCGCCTTCGTGGCCAGCCTCGGCGACACGACCGTTTCGCTTACCTTGCGCTATTGGACTTCGGCGGCCGACTACTTCTCCACGAATATCGACATGACGAAGCGCGCAAAGCAGGCTTTCGACGCAGAGGGCATCTCCATCCCGCTGCCGCCGCCGGAAGCGCCGGCGCCGGAGGCCCGCAAGCAGTAG
- a CDS encoding GNAT family N-acetyltransferase encodes MVAEAEDSEDESYAIDCPVLVTERLVMRAPRESDIAQLVELADNRHVAEMLARMPHPYGEAEARAFLAMTRSRRAGIAYALTLAGTDTFVGCAGLNTTDRGLELGYWIGEPYWKRGYATEAAHALVDLAFQKTSVQVLHASTRVINPASRRVIHKCGFQYAGQGMLNSIVAGQVPVERYRLDRKTWTSLRNWVHF; translated from the coding sequence ATGGTTGCCGAAGCGGAAGACTCAGAAGACGAAAGTTACGCGATAGACTGCCCGGTGCTGGTCACCGAGCGGCTGGTGATGCGAGCGCCGCGCGAGAGCGACATCGCCCAACTGGTCGAGCTTGCCGACAACCGTCATGTCGCCGAAATGCTGGCGCGCATGCCGCACCCCTATGGCGAGGCCGAGGCCCGCGCCTTCCTGGCCATGACACGGTCGCGCCGCGCCGGCATCGCCTATGCGCTGACTTTGGCCGGAACCGACACCTTCGTCGGCTGCGCGGGGCTCAACACCACCGATCGCGGGCTGGAGCTCGGCTACTGGATCGGCGAACCCTACTGGAAGCGCGGCTATGCGACGGAAGCCGCCCACGCGCTGGTCGACCTCGCCTTCCAGAAGACGTCGGTCCAGGTGCTGCATGCCTCGACCCGGGTCATCAACCCGGCCTCGCGCCGGGTGATCCACAAGTGCGGCTTCCAGTATGCCGGGCAGGGCATGCTGAACTCGATCGTCGCCGGCCAGGTGCCGGTCGAGCGCTACAGGCTGGATCGCAAGACCTGGACGAGCCTGCGGAACTGGGTGCATTTCTAG
- a CDS encoding endonuclease/exonuclease/phosphatase family protein: MKLVTYNIQYGIGLDGQYDVARIADAVRGADVVALQEVTRNNPRNGGRDMVAEIGEALPDYFAVYGSNFEANIGSRIENGRAITTTFQLGNMMLSKTPIHLSRNLLLPRSRSFEMMNFQRGALEALIETPLGFIRFYSIHLDHRSPVERASQIQFLRRRLLNYALEGGALSGVAEIGLPELPHPEAFVAMGDFNMLAGSPEYVELAGRPDHQFGMPLTADFAVDAAVRLNVTGDDLASWVDPKDPANTSRHKRIDYVFTSASPARSLQHLWVDHQATGSDHLPVWAELG; the protein is encoded by the coding sequence ATGAAGCTTGTAACCTACAACATCCAGTACGGCATCGGCCTTGATGGGCAATACGACGTCGCGCGTATTGCCGACGCGGTGCGCGGCGCCGATGTGGTCGCGCTGCAGGAGGTCACCCGCAACAATCCGAGGAACGGCGGGCGCGACATGGTCGCCGAGATCGGCGAGGCGCTGCCAGACTATTTCGCCGTCTATGGCAGCAATTTCGAGGCCAATATCGGCTCGCGCATCGAGAACGGCCGCGCCATCACGACCACCTTCCAGCTCGGCAACATGATGCTGTCGAAGACACCCATTCATCTGTCGCGCAACCTGCTTTTGCCGCGCAGCCGCAGCTTCGAGATGATGAACTTCCAGCGCGGCGCGCTGGAAGCGCTGATCGAGACGCCGCTTGGCTTCATCCGCTTCTATTCCATCCATCTCGATCACCGTAGCCCGGTCGAACGCGCCAGCCAGATCCAGTTCCTGCGCCGGCGCCTTTTGAACTACGCGCTCGAAGGCGGCGCGCTGTCGGGCGTCGCCGAGATCGGCCTGCCGGAATTGCCGCATCCCGAGGCCTTTGTCGCCATGGGCGATTTCAACATGCTGGCCGGCTCGCCCGAATATGTCGAACTGGCCGGCCGGCCGGACCATCAGTTCGGCATGCCGCTGACCGCCGACTTCGCCGTCGATGCCGCCGTGCGCCTCAACGTCACCGGCGACGATCTCGCCAGTTGGGTCGACCCCAAGGACCCGGCGAACACCAGCCGCCACAAGCGCATCGACTACGTCTTCACCAGCGCCTCGCCTGCCCGGTCGCTGCAGCACCTGTGGGTCGACCACCAGGCAACCGGTTCGGACCATCTGCCGGTATGGGCCGAACTGGGCTGA
- a CDS encoding MFS transporter — MATQTKTQPAVEPEHGSAPTPLIAIASVIVSMALIAIGNGLMFAYIPVRLGVEGFDPTWAGLIVTGLSAGGLAGCILTGPLVRRVGHARAFMVLSALIALSNAAIGAGPHPVLWIGARALYGFAICGLFIVAQSWLNDAVANAIRGRVMAFFYVAYVAGLGVGYATLALVDIKTADAPLIGIVFTALSILPVGMTRLAQPPAPQAASVALRRAWRISPVGVAGMLAVGGLSMSISGFAPIHATAKGYSQADVALLLSVMPLGTLILQLPFGWISDRTDRRYVLIGASALAAAAGMLALGFDGGALPALLVIYVLWDGASESIYSLSSAHAADRAGKDDMVALSSSLLFAWSLAGFVVPGIVTALSAIFGTQAFIYVAVVIACAFCLFVLLRVFTTQAVPATETGSFAPMTAQAPLPVELAYAPEEIAGRTKD; from the coding sequence ATGGCAACTCAAACCAAGACCCAACCCGCAGTCGAGCCAGAGCATGGCAGCGCGCCGACGCCGCTGATCGCGATCGCCAGTGTCATCGTGTCGATGGCGCTGATCGCCATCGGCAATGGGCTGATGTTTGCCTACATCCCGGTCCGGCTCGGCGTCGAGGGCTTCGATCCGACCTGGGCCGGGCTGATCGTCACCGGCCTGTCGGCCGGCGGTCTTGCCGGCTGCATCCTGACCGGGCCGCTGGTGCGCAGGGTTGGCCATGCCCGCGCCTTCATGGTGCTGTCGGCGCTGATCGCGCTCTCCAACGCGGCCATCGGCGCCGGTCCGCACCCCGTGCTGTGGATCGGCGCGCGCGCCCTCTACGGCTTTGCCATATGCGGCCTGTTCATTGTCGCGCAGAGCTGGCTGAACGATGCCGTGGCCAACGCCATACGCGGCCGGGTGATGGCTTTCTTCTACGTCGCCTATGTCGCCGGGCTCGGCGTTGGTTATGCGACGCTGGCGCTGGTCGACATCAAAACCGCGGACGCGCCGCTGATCGGCATCGTTTTCACCGCCTTGTCGATCCTTCCCGTCGGCATGACACGGCTGGCGCAGCCGCCGGCGCCGCAGGCGGCCTCGGTGGCGCTGCGCCGGGCCTGGCGGATTTCGCCGGTGGGCGTTGCCGGCATGCTGGCGGTCGGCGGCCTGTCCATGTCGATTTCCGGTTTCGCGCCAATCCATGCCACGGCCAAGGGCTATAGCCAGGCCGATGTGGCACTGCTGCTTTCGGTGATGCCGCTCGGCACGCTGATCCTGCAGCTTCCCTTCGGCTGGATTTCCGACCGCACCGATCGCCGCTACGTGCTGATCGGGGCATCCGCGCTTGCCGCGGCCGCCGGCATGCTCGCGCTCGGTTTCGACGGCGGCGCGCTGCCGGCGCTGCTGGTGATCTATGTCTTATGGGACGGCGCCTCGGAATCGATCTATTCGCTGTCCAGCGCGCATGCCGCCGACCGTGCCGGCAAGGACGACATGGTGGCGTTGTCCAGCTCGCTCCTGTTCGCCTGGTCTCTGGCCGGCTTTGTGGTGCCGGGCATCGTGACGGCCCTGTCGGCCATTTTCGGCACGCAGGCCTTCATCTATGTGGCTGTCGTCATCGCCTGCGCCTTCTGCCTGTTCGTGCTGTTGCGCGTCTTCACCACGCAGGCCGTGCCCGCCACCGAGACCGGCAGCTTCGCACCGATGACGGCGCAGGCGCCGCTGCCGGTGGAACTCGCCTATGCGCCGGAAGAGATCGCAGGCCGGACCAAGGATTGA
- the proB gene encoding glutamate 5-kinase: MQSLKKYRRITVKIGSALLVDRASGLKRDWLDSLADDIAVLAQGGAEILVVSSGAIALGRTILGLGKRALKLEESQAAAAVGQIALAGAWSDALGRGALKSGQILLTLGDTEERRRYLNARATISTLLKMKAVPVINENDTVATSEIRYGDNDRLAARVATMMGADLLVLLSDIDGLYTAPPARDPKAKFIPVVDRITPDIEAMAGAAASELSRGGMRTKLDAGKIATAAGTAMIITSGTRLSPLMAIERGERATFFRPSANPVKGYKTWIAGQLEPAGRLTVDAGAVGALASGKSLLPAGVKLVSGNFSRGDTVAILSPDGREIARGLVAYDAADAVRIAGLKTAEIETVLGYEARSAMIHRDDLVVSHAGGDISGG; encoded by the coding sequence ATGCAGTCGCTGAAAAAATACCGGCGCATCACCGTCAAGATCGGCTCGGCGCTGCTCGTCGACCGCGCGAGCGGCTTGAAGCGCGACTGGCTGGACTCGCTCGCCGACGACATAGCGGTGCTTGCCCAGGGCGGCGCCGAAATCCTCGTCGTCTCCTCCGGCGCCATCGCGCTTGGCCGCACCATCCTTGGCCTTGGCAAGCGTGCCTTGAAGCTCGAGGAGAGCCAGGCGGCCGCCGCCGTCGGGCAGATCGCGCTCGCCGGCGCCTGGTCGGATGCACTCGGCAGGGGCGCCCTGAAGTCGGGCCAGATTCTTCTGACCCTTGGCGATACCGAAGAGCGCCGCCGCTATCTCAATGCGCGCGCGACGATCTCGACATTGCTCAAGATGAAGGCGGTGCCGGTCATCAACGAGAACGACACGGTCGCCACCTCCGAAATCCGCTATGGCGACAATGACCGGCTGGCCGCGCGCGTGGCCACCATGATGGGCGCCGATCTTCTGGTGCTGCTCTCCGACATCGATGGGCTCTACACCGCACCGCCGGCGCGCGACCCCAAGGCCAAGTTCATTCCGGTGGTCGACCGCATCACGCCCGACATCGAGGCGATGGCGGGGGCTGCCGCCTCCGAACTGTCGCGCGGCGGCATGCGCACCAAGCTCGATGCCGGCAAGATCGCCACCGCCGCCGGCACCGCGATGATCATCACCTCGGGCACGCGGCTGTCGCCGCTGATGGCGATCGAGCGCGGCGAGCGCGCCACCTTCTTCCGGCCGAGCGCCAATCCGGTCAAGGGCTACAAGACCTGGATCGCCGGCCAGCTCGAACCGGCCGGCCGGCTGACGGTCGACGCCGGCGCCGTCGGTGCGCTCGCATCGGGCAAATCGCTGCTGCCGGCCGGCGTCAAACTGGTCAGCGGCAATTTTTCGCGCGGGGATACGGTGGCGATCCTGTCGCCCGACGGGCGCGAGATCGCGCGCGGGCTGGTTGCCTATGATGCCGCCGATGCCGTAAGGATCGCAGGCCTGAAGACGGCCGAGATCGAAACCGTGCTCGGCTACGAAGCGCGTTCAGCGATGATCCACCGCGACGACCTCGTGGTGAGTCACGCTGGGGGCGACATAAGCGGAGGATGA
- a CDS encoding glutamate-5-semialdehyde dehydrogenase produces MLKLHEKSGDDTVALMADIGRRARAAARPLAIAPTAAKNAALLAMADAIVARQQDILDANAIDVSNGEEAGLSASFMDRLKLTPARIRAMADGIREIAELKDPVGDVIAAWERPNGLRIERVRTPLGVVGVIYESRPNVTADAGALCLKAGNPVILRGGSDSLNSSAAIHACLVEGLKAAGLPEDAIQLVPTTDRAAVGEMLKGLGGALDVIIPRGGKSLVGRVQSEARVPVFAHLEGICHLYIDRSADLDMAVKIAVNAKMRRTGVCGAAETLLVDRAVASTHLVPILDALRAAGCEIHADQEVLKVFFDAKPATDADWVTEYLDAIIAVKLVDGIGGAIEHIETFSSHHTEAIIAEDPKAVERFFNEIDSAILLHNASTQFADGGEFGMGAEIGIATGKMHARGPVGVEQLTSFKYRVRGSGQVRP; encoded by the coding sequence ATGCTGAAGCTGCATGAAAAATCCGGGGATGACACCGTGGCGCTGATGGCCGATATCGGCCGCCGCGCCCGCGCCGCCGCTCGACCGCTGGCCATCGCCCCCACCGCTGCCAAGAATGCCGCGCTGCTTGCCATGGCGGACGCGATCGTCGCCAGACAGCAGGACATTCTCGACGCCAATGCCATCGATGTCTCGAATGGCGAGGAAGCCGGGCTGTCCGCCTCCTTCATGGACCGGCTGAAGCTCACTCCGGCGCGCATCCGCGCGATGGCCGACGGCATCCGTGAAATCGCTGAACTCAAGGATCCGGTCGGCGACGTGATCGCCGCCTGGGAGCGGCCGAACGGCCTGCGGATCGAGCGCGTGCGCACGCCGCTCGGCGTCGTCGGCGTCATCTATGAGAGCCGGCCGAACGTGACGGCGGATGCCGGTGCGCTCTGCCTCAAGGCCGGCAATCCGGTGATCCTGCGCGGCGGTTCGGATTCGCTCAATTCCTCCGCTGCCATCCATGCCTGCCTGGTCGAGGGCCTGAAGGCCGCCGGCCTGCCGGAAGACGCCATCCAGCTGGTGCCGACCACCGACCGCGCCGCTGTCGGCGAGATGCTGAAGGGGCTGGGTGGTGCGCTCGACGTCATCATTCCGCGCGGCGGCAAAAGCCTGGTCGGGCGGGTGCAGAGCGAGGCGCGGGTGCCGGTCTTCGCCCATCTCGAAGGCATTTGCCATCTCTACATCGACCGCTCCGCCGATCTCGACATGGCGGTCAAGATTGCCGTCAACGCCAAGATGCGGCGCACCGGGGTCTGCGGCGCCGCCGAAACGCTGCTTGTCGACCGCGCGGTGGCGTCCACGCACCTGGTGCCGATCCTCGATGCGCTCCGCGCCGCCGGCTGCGAGATCCATGCCGATCAAGAGGTGCTGAAGGTGTTTTTCGACGCCAAGCCGGCGACCGATGCCGACTGGGTGACCGAATATCTCGACGCCATCATCGCGGTGAAGCTGGTCGACGGCATCGGTGGCGCGATCGAGCATATCGAGACCTTCTCCTCGCATCACACCGAGGCGATCATCGCCGAGGATCCGAAGGCCGTGGAGCGGTTCTTCAACGAGATCGATTCGGCGATCCTGCTGCATAATGCCTCGACTCAGTTCGCCGATGGCGGCGAGTTCGGCATGGGCGCCGAGATCGGCATCGCCACCGGCAAGATGCATGCGCGCGGGCCGGTCGGCGTGGAGCAGCTGACCTCGTTCAAATATCGCGTGCGCGGGTCGGGACAGGTGAGGCCTTGA